The genomic stretch GGCTGCGCGAAGCGCGTCTGGCGAAGGAACTGAGTGATCGTGAAGCGGCCACATCCGCCTTGATCCTGAAACGTTCAAGAAAAGCCTGACAGCCATTGGCGGCAACGCATGGTCCATCCATGGATTCTGCCGTCCGCCATGATCGATTTATGCGCCCGTCACCGATGGGCTGAAACCGCTCTCCTGCCCCGTCGGCTCGTCAAGGACCGTTCGAGGGACCGAGCCATACACGGGAACTGAGTTTGAAAAACACGAGAGACAACGGCTTGTCCGACCGCCGCAACGCAGCCTCTGATGCCAAGGCCGCGCAGTTACAAGCCTACAAGGCTGCACTCGAAAAGGCAGCGCCGACACTGGAGGCGCGCCAGGCTGAGCGTATCGCGATTGCCACGGCACGTGATGAGCGCCGTGCCGAGCGCGAGCGGCTGAAGACCGAGGAACGCGATCGGCTAAAGGCTGAAGCCGCGGCGGCTGAAGCAGCCACCCAGGCCGCCGCGCGCGCCGAGATCGAAGCGCGCGAAGCTGCCGAAGCCAGCCGTATTTCGCGGGTGGTGGAAGACGAAGTTGCCCGCAAGGCCCAGCGCGACCAGCGCTATGCAGCCCGCAAGGCGCGTCAGGGATAAGCGCCTTCGTCTGCAGGGTGATACCTTGGTGTTCACGCCATTGGCATCTTCTGTCAGCCGCAGCAGACGCCTGAAGCCATGGAATTGCCGTCAGATCAGCCTACATGTGATTCAGAGCATGGCCTTTGAAACGGGCCTCGCGCAAATGGAGTTTCACATGAAGATCAGACTTTTTATAGCCGCGACATCCGCGGCTCTTGCCTTTGCCGTCATGCCCGCCAAGGCAGGCGACTGGACCCTGATGGATATCCTGATTGGCAAGCGTTACGCCGGAAATGTCACGGCGATCCAGATCACGGACGGACACAGCAATTCCGAATGGGCGGTGCCTGCACAGGTTATCTATCCGACTGGAAACAGCCTTGCAGAAGCACAGGCCGAAGTGATGGATGATCCAAGCCTGCAGGCAGCTCTTGAAGTGCGCGGCATTGCGCCGAAGAATGTCCTCTGGATCGAAACAGCACTGACCGGCGGCAAGATCATCTACTATCGTTAATCGCGATTGCTATGAATATCGACTGAAAACCCCGCCTTGTGAACAGGGCGGGGTTTCTTGTCTGAAAGGCGGTGGCCGAGTGGTCAGGCCCATTCGCCCCGGCGCATGACGGGCACCTTCGAGCCATCGGCCCGGATGCCGTCGATGTCGACCTTGTCCGAGCCG from Peteryoungia desertarenae encodes the following:
- a CDS encoding DUF6481 family protein, which encodes MKNTRDNGLSDRRNAASDAKAAQLQAYKAALEKAAPTLEARQAERIAIATARDERRAERERLKTEERDRLKAEAAAAEAATQAAARAEIEAREAAEASRISRVVEDEVARKAQRDQRYAARKARQG